From the genome of Nitratidesulfovibrio sp.:
CTGCCTGCCAGCGGACCGGCCTGCCCCGCCTCGCCAGTCGGGCCGGTCGTTCCCCCCCCTCCGGACACACTGGCCCCGGTACCGGGCGCCAGCCGGTGGCGCGCCATGCGGGCGCGCAGCGGCACGGGCAGGTGCTCCAGATGCACCAACGGTTCCTCGCGGGCCAGCAGCAATGCGCCCTCCACCACGTTGACCAGTTCGCGCACGTTGCCGGGCCAGTCGTGCGCGGCCAGGGCCTCGAACACCTCCGGCTCGAAGCCCTTGGCGCCGATGCCGTCGCGGCGGCAGATGCGCGCGGCGTGGGTGGTGGTCAGTTCGCGGATGTCCTCCTTGCGTTCGCGCAGGGGGGGCAGTTGCAGTTCCACGGCTTGCAGGCGGAACAGCAGATCCTTGCGGAAGGTGCCGCGCTCGGCCATGTCCGGCAGGTTGCGGTTGGTGGCGGCCACCAGGCGGAAGTCGCTTTCCACTTCCTCCTTGCTGCCGATGGGGCGGAACCGGCGCTCCTGAAGCACGCGCAGAAAGGCCTTTTGCTGGGCCAACGGCAACTCCCCCACCTCGTCCAGGAACAGGGTGCCGCCGTGCGCCTGGCGGATGAGCCCGGCGCGCGATTCCATGGCGCCGGTGAACGCCCCGCGCTGGTAGCCGAACAGTTCGCTGTGCAGCAGCGAGCGCGAAAGGGCCGCGCAGTCCAGGGTGATGAACGGGCCGGAGGCGCGGCGGCTGTTGCGGTGCAAGGCCCGCGCGAACAGTTCCTTGCCGGTGCCCGTTTCTCCGGTGACGAGCACGGCGGCGTCACCCATGGCTGCCTCGGCCAGTCGTTCCAGGCAGGCGGCCAGACGCTGGCTGTCGCCCACGATGCCCCCCGTGTCCAGCGGGCGGCGCTGCTGGCGGGCCTGCCGGTTGCGGTGGCGCAGGGCGCGTTCGAGCGAGAAGCGCATCTGTTCCAGCGAGGCGGGCTTTTCCACATAGTCCCACGCCCCGTCGGTGATGGCCAGTTCCGCGCCGTCCGGGTCGCCCGCCGCAGTGACGATGATGATCTCGGGCGGGCTGGTCATGTGGCGCAGCCGGGGCAGCATGTCCAGTCCGTTGCCGTCGGGCAGGCGCACGTCCAGGAAGACGGCGTCGAACACGTCGCGTTCCAGCAGGCGCGCGCCTGCCGCCAGCGAATGGGCGGCGGACGAGGCGTGTCCCTCCATCTCCATGGCCGAGCGCAGCATTTCGCAGAACAACTCGTCGTCGTCGATGATCAGCACATTGGCCATGCGTCAGGCTCCGTAAGGGTCAGGCACCATCGGCCAGGGGCAGCAGGATGTCCACCATGCAGCCAAGGCCCGGCCCCGCCGCGATGTCCAGCCGCCCGCCGTGGGCCCGGACGATGCCAGCCGCGCGGGCCAGGCCGCGCCCCTTGCCCTCGTGCCGGGCCTTGGTGGAAAAATAGGGGTCGCGCATGCGGCACAGGGTGTCCGCATCCATGCCCCGGCCAGTGTCGCGCACGCGCACCCGCACCCAACGTCCGGGAAGGCGGGGCGAGGCCGGGACCAGGGCGGTTTCCACCACAATGCGTCCGGTGGCGCTGTCGTCATCAGAGGCCGTGTGGGCCGGGCAAACGGGATGGCCCGTTGCGGCCGGGGCGTCCGGCGAGGCAGTGCCCGCGCCGTCCCCCGCAGCGTCCGGAGCCGTGCCCTGCACTGCCCAGGCGGCGTTGCGCCATATCTCGGCAAAGGCTTCGCGCAGGCGGGCCGCATCCACGCGCACTGGTGGCAGCCGGTCGGGGGGGGGAGGCTGGCCGGGAGTGCCGGGCTGGCCGGTGCCGATCGGGGAGGGCGGGGGGTGCCGCTCCGGGGGCAGGCCGCAGGATACCGCCCACCGGGCGTCGGCGGGCAGTTCACCCGCCAGTTCGGCACACCATGCGGTGACCAGGGCGTGCAGGTCGGCCGGTTCGGCGTTCAGGTCCACCCGACCGGCAATGGACTGGGCAAAGGCGATGACCTCGCGGGCGCGCTGGCAGCCCCGCACGATGTTGTCCAGGCTGCGGAGCACCATGGGGTCGGCGGCGTGCGGGGTGGTGGGTGCGGCGTGCAGCCGCGAGATGGCGATTTCCGCAAAGCCGAGAACGGAGGCCACCACGTTGCCGAAATCGTGCGCCAGCCCAACGGACAACGCGTCCAGCGCCTGGCGCAGATGGGCGTCCGGCACGGCGGGGGCAGCGGCAGGGGCGAGGGGGGCGTCAGGGTGAGCCGGGCAGGCCTGAGCGGGATGCCCAGGCAGGCTTGCCCCGTTCGCCGCGCTCGGCATGTCCGGCATGTCTGGGGTGTCCGGCATGTCAGGCATGTCTGGCATGTCCGGCGTGTCCGGCAAATCCGGCAGGTCTGGGGCATGCAGTTGCAGCAGCACGCCGGTGCGGCCAGGGGATGTCGGCCTGGCGCCGGTGTCGTCATGCAGATCGCACGGCTCGCGCAGTTCCGGGCAACCGGGGATGGCGCGGGCCTCGGCGGGGAGCAGGGTGCGTATCAGTACGCCGCCCCGCACGCTGGCGGGCCGTGGTATCCCGGCAGGCGTGCGCCCGTTGCCTGCCGTGTCATGCAGAGCTGGCAGAGCTGGCGGAGCGGGCGGAATGGGCGGAGCGGGCGGATAGGGCACATCGGGGGGAAGGTCCAGCAGCCAGTGCCACCCCGCGCAGGGGGGGCAGGCGCCGGACAGGGGCAGCAGGTCGTGCAGCATGGCGTCTGGTGGGGCCGCCGCAAGTCCCAGCGCGCGCAGGAACAGCCCGCTCACGCCGAGCACGCGGCCCGAGGGGGCCACCGCGCAAAGGCCGGTTCCGGCATGGTCGTGCAGCAGGCGTGTCATGTGCTTCCCGCGTCCATAAGGGTACGGCGGGGAATCCGCCGGAGTCTCCATGGTGGCCCCATACTGCGCAAAGTTGCGCTGCAAGGCAATGGGCCGGAGCACGGAACCTGCGGGACACACGGGGAAACAGCCCGGCCGGCACTGCCCCGAAGGGTACCCGGTCAGCCGTGCCCGATCAGCCGTGCCCGTCAGCAGGGGGAGGCAGCCCGGTCAGCGGCGGCGGGAGGTGTCCATCTCCTTCAGTCGCTGGTGTATCTGACGTGCCCGGCGGGGGCCGATGCCCGGCACCTCCGCCAGTTCCTTCTCGCTGGCGGCGCGCATGGCTGCCAGCGTGTCGAAGCGGTCCCACAGCAGGCGCGCGGTCTTGGGACCCACCCCTTCCACGCGCTGCAATTCGCCGGTCAGGGCCGCCCCGGCGCGGGCGCGGCGGTGCCGCCCGATGGCGAAGTCGTGCACCGCGTCGCGCACGTGCTGGAGAAACAGCAACTCCGGCGCACCGTCGCGCAGGGGCAGCGGGTTGGCCCGGCCCGGCAGGAAGATGCGGTCGGCCACGTTGCCCGCGCGGCGGTCGGCCCGGCCATCCTCGGTGCGGGCCTTGGCGATGGAAGCCAGCGCGAACAGCCCTTCGCCGCCTGCCTCGCGGACTGCCCGGTGCACGGCGGAAAGCTGGCCCCGCCCGCCATCCACCAGTACCAGGTCCGCCCACGGAGGGCCGGAGGCAATGCGACGCCGGGCCCACTCGGCCAGGGCGGCGTAGTCGTCACCCGCCGTGAAGGTGGGGAACTGGTCGGTGTGTTCGAGGGGAGTGTCAGGTGCCCCGTCTGTCTGTCCGTCCGCCTGTCCACCCGCCATTTGCTTTGCCGTTCCCTCTGCCGGGCTGTCGGCGGGAAGCTCGGCGGGACTGTCGGCAGGACTGTCGGCAGGACGGTCCGCGGGACGGTCCACGGGACGGTCCACGGGACGGTCCACGGGACGGTCCACGGGACGGTCCACGGGACGNNNNNNNNNNNNNNNNNNNNNNNNNNNNNNNNNNNNNNNNNNNNNNNNNNNNNNNNNNNNNNNNNNNNNNNNNNNNNNNNNNNNNNNNNNNNNNNNNNNNCGGGACGGTCCACGGGACGGTCCACGGGACGGTCCACGGGACGGTCCACGGGACGATCAAGGGCATAGGCGCGCCAGGCGTCGCGCACCGGGCGTCCATCCTCGAAGACCACCATGCCCGCGCGAGTGGACCGGCCCCCGGTGTGCGAAATGTCCACGGCCTCCACCCGGCGCACGGGAGCGGGCAGGTGCAGGGCGCGGGCCAGCAGGTCCGGCAGGGGGGCTTCCGTTTCGCGGCGGGCATGTTCGCGGGCATTGGCTGCGGCCATGTCCACCAGCCGGTTCTCTTCGGGCGAGCGGGGCGCCACGATGCGCACCGGGCCGCCGCGCAGGTCGGCCAGGGTTTCCTCTATGGCGCGCAGGCTCATGTCCGTGGCCGCCAAGGAGGGGAGGGGCGCGGGCGGGGACGCGGCAGCTTCCGACACCGCAGCGGAAGTTACGGCGCCCGGGGCGTGCGGTCCTTTTGCCCCGTGCGACTCGGCTGCATCAGCCAACGTGGCTGCGTCGGTCGATACGGACAATCCGGTCCCCGTTCGGGGTCCGCCCGGCGCAGCTTGTGGCACGGGAGTTCCGGCCTCGACGCCTCGTTCCGGCCTTTCCGGTTCGTCCGTTTCCTCTGGCCCGTCCGCACCATCCGGCCCGTCCACTCCATCCGTCACGGGCAGCCACGGCACCACGATGCGCGAGGGAATGGCCGAATGCGGGCCGTAGAACTGGCCCAGAAAGCTCAGCAGCAGTTCTGGGGCTTCCTCGAAGCCAAGGCCCGGCCACAGGAAGGCCCGACCGTCCAGCACCGCGCCCTGGCGCACGAACAGCACACCAAGGCCCAGCCCGCCGCCGGTATCCACTATGCCCACCACGTCCAGGTCGCCCCCGCCCGGCAGCACGGCGGCCTGGCGCTCCACGGTGCGTTCCACGGCGCGGATCTGGTCGCGCAGTACGGCGGCCCGTTCGAATTCCAGCGCCTCGGAGGCGGTTTCCATCTCCCTGCGCAACTGCCCCACCAGTTCGCCAGAGCGGCCCGAGAGCAGCATTTCCACCCGCTGCACCAGCGCGGCGTACTCGTCCTGCGGCACGTCGAACACGCACGGGGCAAGGCACTGCCCTATAAAATGATACAGGCAGGGGCGCACCCGGTTTTCCAGTGCCCTGTCCGTGCAGCGGCGCAGGGGAAAGGCGCGGTGGATGGCCTTCCACGTGGCGCGGGCCGCCCCGGCGGAGGTGAACGGGCCGTAGTACTGGGCGCCGTCGCGCCGCACGGCGCGTACGATGTCCAGGCGCGGGTAGGGATGCTTTTTTTGCAGGCGAAAGAGCACGTACTGCTTGTCGTCGCGCAGCACGATGTTGTAGCGGGGCCGGTGCTTCTTGATAAGGCTGGCCTCCAGCAGCAGCGCCTCCTTTTCGGTGGTGGTGCTGAGGGTATCCAGCCGTTCGGCCTGGCGCAGCATGGCCAGGGTCTTGGGGGTCTGGGGCGGCGGGGCGCCCTCGGCGGCCTCGCGAAAGTAGGACGCGATGCGTTTGCGCAGGTGCTTGGCCTTGCCCACGTACAGGATGCGCCCGGCGGCGTCCTTGTACAGGTAGACGCCGGGAGTATCGGGAATGCTCGACATGACGGGCTTTTGCATGCGGAAATGGGGCGGCCCGCCGGGGCGGTGCCATGTGTCAAAAACGTGACTTTCGGGTGACGGGCCGTGCGCAGGGGATGGCCAGGGCAAGGGGCGGGGCAAGGGACGCCGCGTTCCTGTCTCACCCATCTCCTCCATCGGGGCCGCGCGCGTCAAGGGTGGACGGGGTGCTAGGGGGGCATGGCCGGGCATTGTGTCGTTTTTTGTCGGAACCGGGCAAAAATCCTCTACCGTAAAAAAAATTTTACACCGGCTCTTGCCAAGGTTTTCCGGGTGGAGTAATTTGCACTCCGAACCTTGTGTTCCCGCGTCAGGAACATCGCACTTGAACCGCAAAGGAAGGAAGGGAAAACAATGAAGCGCATCGTAACTCTGATGCTCGCCGCCATGCTGGTGCTCGGCTCCGTCGCCGGCGCCTCGGCCGCCGACATCAAGGTGAAGGGCCAGTGGGATTTCGCGTTCCAGTGGCTGGACAACACCGACTTCCAGGATGGTGAGCAGGACGGCAACAGCGAAGACGACTTCGGTGCCGTGCAGCGTCTGCGTACCCAGATCGACATCATCGCCAGCGAAAACCTGCGCGGCGTGGTGTTCTTCGAAATGGGCGACACCATCTGGGGTCGCGCCGGTTCCACCGACCAGGGCGGTGCCCTTGGCGCCGACGGCCGCACTGTTGAAGTGAAGCGTTCGTACATCGACTGGACCGTGCCCAACACCGACCTGATGGTCCGCATGGGCATCCAGGGCCTGGCCCTGCCCGGCGCCGTGGCCGGTTCCCCGATCCTCGACGACGACGTGGCCGCCCTTACCCTGTCTTACAAGTTCAGCGACATGGTCAGCCTGACCGGCTTCTGGGCTCGTCCGTACGACACCAGCAGCGGCAACAGCGGCAACGTGCAGAACGACGAAATCGACCTGTTCGGCGCCATCCTGCCCGTGTCCCTCGACGGCGTGAAGATCACCCCCTGGGCGATGTTCGGCTCCATCGGCGAAGACGTGGATCTGACCACCGGCAACAGCGCTTCGCGCACTCAGGCCGCCTACGGTCTGACCTCCATCGGTTACGGCCTTGCCGAAGAAACCACCGCCTGGTGGGGTGGCGCTTCCTTTGAAGTGTCCATGTTCTCGCCCCTGTCCGTCAAGCTGGACGCCATGTACGGCGCCGTTGACGGCGACGACGAAGAAGCCGACCGCTCCGGCTGGTTGGTCATCGGCTCCGTGGACTACAAGATGGACATGATGACCCCCGGCATCTTCGCTTGGTACGCCTCTGGTGACGACGACGACGACACCAACGGCTCCGAGCGCATGCCCTACATCTCGCCCGACTTCGGTCCCACTTCGTTCGGCTTCGACAAGGTCGGCGCCCCCATCGCCACCGACTCGCTGGTGTCCGTCAGCGGCACCGGCATGTGGGGCGTTGGCGTGCAGCTGGCCAACATCTCCTTCGTGGAGAACCTGAAGCACACCGTTCGCGTTGTGTACATGGAAGGCACCAACGACGAAGACATGGCCAGCGTCGCCAGCATTCGTCCCGATGCCGTCAACGGCCTGTACCTGACCGACAAGGACAGCGCCATCGAAGTGAACTTCGATCACTTCTACAAGATCTACGAGAACCTGGACCTCATCGTCGAAATGGGCTACATCAAGCTCGACGCCGACGAAGACACCTGGGGTTCCGACGACTTCAGCGACGCCTGGAAGCTCGGCTTCAACCTGAAGTACAGCTTCTAAGGCGCAGTGTTCCTGACGCATCCCGAGGGGGAGGCCGCAAGGCCTCCCCTTTTTGTATGTAGAAAACCCCGCGCCACGCGCGGGGTTTTTGCTGTCCATGTACGGAAGTCTTATCGTGGTATGGGGCATAACAGTTCCGGGGGGCATGCGCAGACGGAACGGGCTGTACCTGGTGGAGGGTGCGGTGTTAGCGGCGCCCATGTGACAATTGGGGTGGTGTAGGTGCGTGCTGAACCGCGCAATGCTGTTGTTGCCATTTTTGTCGTACAAAAAATGTGCTTGGCAGCGGGGAAAAAGAGCCTGTCGCACGATTGTTGCCAAAATTTTAAACTTCCGGTAGGTAGTGCGGGTGGTTTCAGGCAACCCCAACCGCAAAGAAGGAAGGAGATTCCATGAAACGTTTTGCTACCCTGATGCTGGCCTTCGCGCTGGTGCTGGGCGCCTTCTCCGCTGCCCAGGCCGCCGACATCAAGGCCAAGGGCGTGTGGGCGTTCGATTTTTCGTGGCTGGACAGCGGCGACTACACCTCTGCCGATGACGACGGCAACAGCGACGACGACTTCACCGCCAGCCAGCGCTTCCGCACCCAGATCGACATCATCGCCAGCGAATCCCTGAAGGGCGTCGTGTTCTTCGAAATCGGCAACACCATCTGGGGCCGCGCCGCCAGCTCCGGTACTGACCAGGGCGGCGCCCTGGGCGCCGATGGTCGCACCGTCGAAGTGCGCCGTTCGTACATCGACTGGATCGTGCCCAACACCGACCTGAAGGTCCGCATGGGTATCCAGGGTCTCTCCCTGCCCGGCGCCGTGGCGCCTTCCTCGCCCGTGCTTGATGACGACGTGGCCGGTCTTACCCTGTCCTACGCCATCAACGACACAGTCGGCGTGACCGCCCTGTGGGCTCGCCCCGCCGACACCAACAGCGGCAATAGCGGCAACAGCCAGCAGGACGAAGCCGACGTGTTCGCCCTGATCGTGCCCGTGACCCTGGACGGCTTCAAGATCACCCCCTACGGCGTGTACGCTTCCGTGGGCAAGGATGCCAGCTTCTCCGGTTCCACCAACGGCGGCTGGGAATTCGGCCAGGGCATGCTGAGCATGGCCGAAACCATCGGCGGCGGCATCGATTCCTCCTCCGATACCTACGGCGCCTGGTGGGGCGGCGTGGCGTTCGAAATGAGCGCCTTCGCTCCCTTCTCCCTGAAGCTCGACGCCATCTATGGCTCCAAGACCGCCGACGACGACGCCGAATCCGCCGAACGCGCTGGCTGGCTGGTTGCCGCCCTTGCCGAGTACCAGCTCGACATGGTGAAGCCCGGCATCCTGGCCTGGTACGGCTCTGGTGAAGACGACGACATCACCGACGGTTCCGAACGCATGCCTTCCATCTCCCCCACCGGTTGGGGCGTGACCAGCTTCGGCTTCCCCGGTTCCGTGTACCGTCAGGACACCTACTTCGGTCTTAATGGCGCTGGCACCTGGGCCGTGGGCCTGCAGCTGGCCGACATCACCTTCATGGAAAACCTGTCGCACGTGTTCCGCGTGGTCTACATGCAGGGCACCAACGACGCCGATTCCATCAAGGGCAACTCCGCCGCCATCACCGCGTTCGCTCCCGCCTCTGGCGAAGTGTTCCTGACCGACGAAGACAGCGCCATCGAAGTGAACTTCGACACCACCTACAAGATCTACGAGAACCTTTCCCTCGTGGTCGAAATGGGCTGGATCAAGCTCGACATGGACGAAGACACCTGGGGTTCGGACGACTACTCCGACGCCAAGAAGCTGGTCTTCAACTTCATCTACGAGTTCTAAGCCTTACCCTGCCTGAAACCGCACACCCCGCCGGGGGCCGCGAGGCCCCCGGTTTTTTTTCGGAACCTGAAAGAAGGGCAAACTCCGGGCAGCAGGCACGAAAAAACGGCCCGCACCTCTTTGGGTGCGGGCCGTGTGCGGTCCAAGGGAGGGGGGAGGGGGCTGGGGGCAGCCGGATCGCGGGACTTCCCGGTGCGCTTGCTAGGCGGGGTGCACGTTGTCGCGCGCCCAGTACATCAGCGAGAAGCGGCTCTTTACCGCCTCGATGATGCGGTTTTCCTCGGCGCGGTCCATGGGCAGGATGCGGATGTACACCCGGCGGGTGGGTCCGTTGCTGTCGTCCATGGAGGTGAGGATGGAGATGATGCGCGCGTTGTGTTCGCGTAGGGTGTCCACGATGGGCTTCAGCGTGCCGGGGGTGTTCTCCAGTTCGAAGGCGAACTGCACGCCGCCGTGGCGCACCCCGGTGATGGTGATGAGCACCTTGAACACGTCGCTGTCGGAAATGATGCCCACCAGCTTGCCCGCGTCGTCGATGACCGGCAGGCCGCCGATGCGCTTTTCGATCATGTTCAGGGCCACGGTTTCCACCGTGTCGTCGGCGCGCACCGTGAACGGGTCGCGCGTCATGATGTCTTTAACCTTGATTTCGGAAAGCAGATAGTACAGCTCGTGCATGTCGAGCGTGGTGGCCTTGGAGGGCGATGCTTCCTTGATGTCCCGGTCGGAGACGATGCCGATCAGGCGGCCTTCGGCGTCCACCACGGGCAGGCGGCGGATGCGGTTTTCCTTGAGGATCTTGGAGGCCTTCATCATTGACGTATCGGGCGTTACGGTGATGACATCCTGGGTCATCCATTCGCGAATGAGCATGGGGTGAATCCTCCTTCGTGGCGGATGGTACGCGTTGATGGACTAGGTATCCTGTTGGAACCATTCTATACCTGTTTTCGGTCGGAGCACAACCTCCCCCCAGGCGTCCGGCGGGAAGAACCGCGCGGAATCCTGCCGGGTTGCCATGCCCGATAGTGCTGGACCGACAGGGCAGGACCGACAGTGCAAGGCCGCCATGGCGGGGCTGTCCGGTCGGGGTGAGTGGTGGTAGAATGGGCAGCCGAGCGTCGTTTCATGACCGGCACGGACACGCCTTGTCCCGGTGCCGGCGGACAACACAGAGGAATCAGATGTTCGAACGCGAATTGCGCAACGTCAGCATGACCGTGTGGTGGAACCTTGCGCTGCTGACCATCGGGGGCGTGCTGTTCTCGCTGGGCATGAACGCCATTGCCGTGCCGCACGGGTTCATTTCCGGCGGCATATTCGGCACGGGCATCTACATCTACTATGCCACGGGTGTGCTGTCGCCCGCCATATGGTATCTGCTGCTCAACCTGCCCATCTTCGTGCTGGGCTGGCTGTTCGTCAGCCGCCGCTTCTTCCTGTACAGCCTGTACGGCACGGCGGTAACCACCATCGCCGCGCAGTTCATCACCTGGCAGGCACACATCGCCAATCCGCTGCTGGCGGCGGTGGCGGCCGGTACCGTGTGCGGGGCGGGCCTTGGCATCGTGTTGCGTTCGCTGGGCAGCGAGGGCGGCACGACCATCATCGCCATCATACTCCACCAGCGCTGGGGCATGCGCGTGGGGCAGGTGAGTTTTCTCTACAACTTCCTGCTGTTCATGGTGGGTCTGGCCACGCTGGACGTGGACATGGTGCTCTATTCCGTCATCCTGGTGTACACGTATTCGCAGGTGATGGATTACGTGCATTCGCTGTTCAACCAGCGCAAGATGGTGTTCATCATTTCCGAATGTTCGGAATGCATTGCGGCGGAGATATTGCAGCACCTGCATCGGGGTGCGACATTTCTGCAAGGCAAGGGAGCCTTCACCGGGCGGGACAAGCAGGTGCTGATGACCGTGGTGCAGAATTACCAGCTGAAGCGGCTGGAAGAAACGGTGTTTCGCCACGACCCCAACGCGTTCATGATCGTGGAGAACACCTTCAACGTGTTGGGGACGGGGTTTTCCTCGCGCAAGGTATATTAGTCGGCGCGGCACGGCATGTGCCGGGGCGGACCGGGCGTACGGAACCGCCCGGACGGTGCCGATTGAGGCTTCAGAACGTTGCGGCGGGCAGGGAATACCCTGTCCGCCGCGTGCTGTTCGTGCCGCGCCGGGGGTGTGGATGGGCGCGGCCTGCCCGCCGGAAGCCGCCTGCACGGCATCTGCTGGCGACGGGCGCGACGCCGGACACGGGCACGGAGCGGGCAGGGCTAGGGCAGGGCGGAAAGGGCCGTGCCAGCCCCGGTTTCTGTGCCAGCGCAAGACGCACCGACGGCGGGTGTCGGGCGCGGAGTAAGGGGGGCAACGGTGCCGCCGGGCGCGATGAAGGCTGCCCTGCGTCAATCCGTCTCGATGAGGTGCAGGCTTGCGCACAGGGCGGCCATGGCGTCGGTATCTGGGCCTTCGGCGCAGCGCAGGCATATCGCCAGCAGCTTGTTTTCGTCCCCCACGAGCCATGCCGCGCCTTCCTCGTGGGTGGTGGTGCGCGCCAAGCCGCGCAGCATCGGTAGGGCGCCCAGCAGGGAATGGCGCGCCACGCGTTGCCAGAAGGCGGCTTCGCGGGCACGGGGTGGTTGGCAGTGGGGCAGGCGTGAATGCACCTCGCGGGTGTCCAGCCCGGCCCGGCGGGCGGCCCAGTGGCGCAGGGGCAGCCCCTGCAGCACCACGTTGGCGGGTGAAAGCCGCTCTATGGACAGGGTGTCCGCCCCCCGGCGAAAGTGCAGGGCGCACAGCCCCGGCCTGAAGGTGAAGGTGCGCAGGGCGAAACCGGCGGGCACGGAAAGCTCCAGGTCGTGCAGTCGGAAAGGTGCTGCCTTGTGCCGAGGGTGCAGGCGCAGTGTGGACAGCACCGCCGCCGCTTCCAGCAGGGCTGCCTCGTCGGGTTGCGGGGGGTGCAACCGGGTAATGGCGGGTGCCGTGCGGAATCCTGCGGTTTCCCTGCTGTCATGTGCGTCAGGCGAAGCGGGGGCGGCAGGGGGATCGGGAGAAACGGCGGGCGCTGGGGCAGTCGCGGGCAGCGACGGAAAGCGCACCTGGATGCAACTGCCAGCCTCGCCATCGTGCCCCAGCACGCCGCAGCCCCCGTGCCAGGCAAAGGGGACGTAGGTCAGCCGGGGGCGCAACGCGGCCAGCACCTGCGCCCAGCGGGCGGGCACCCGGCGCGGGTCGGCAGTGAAGCCGGGCAGGCGACGGTTTTGGCGTTCCAGGGCCGCGCGGCGGCGAGGGATGGAAAAATCGGCGGGGTCGGGCCGCCACGCGCACTCCAGCGCGATACGGCCGTGCCGGGCCAGCGACAGGAAATGTGCTTCCACGTCGGCGGGCTGCCAGTCGGACGGGGCGGAAAGGCTGATGCCGTTCCAAGCGATGCGCCGCACGTGCGGCGCTGATGATGGGGGGGCGGGGTCCATGTGGTCCGGTCAGGGTACCGGCGGGGTCGGGGGGGGGGGGACGGGCTGCGGCCACGCGCGGCCACTGCGGGCCGTTGCGGTTGCGGTGAGGCAGGGGGGAACGTCCGTGGCGTTCCGGGCATCGGGTCCTCACACTGAAAGAGTACCCAATCAATTGGCAGGGCGCAAGGGGCGCGCAATGCAGCCAGCCCCCGTGTGGCTCCCCATGCCGTCCCCGTGCGGGCTTGTCGCCTCCGTGCCGCCCGTTTGCGGCCTGCCCCGCCTGCGCGGCAGCGTGCGGGCCACTGCGCTACGCCATGTTCCTCAGCGTTCCCCGGCGCGCAGCAGGGCCTCGCGGGCGTCATGGTCGCGCCCCCGCACTTGCAGGGCGCGGGCCAGTTCCAGCCAGCCC
Proteins encoded in this window:
- a CDS encoding sigma-54 dependent transcriptional regulator — translated: MANVLIIDDDELFCEMLRSAMEMEGHASSAAHSLAAGARLLERDVFDAVFLDVRLPDGNGLDMLPRLRHMTSPPEIIIVTAAGDPDGAELAITDGAWDYVEKPASLEQMRFSLERALRHRNRQARQQRRPLDTGGIVGDSQRLAACLERLAEAAMGDAAVLVTGETGTGKELFARALHRNSRRASGPFITLDCAALSRSLLHSELFGYQRGAFTGAMESRAGLIRQAHGGTLFLDEVGELPLAQQKAFLRVLQERRFRPIGSKEEVESDFRLVAATNRNLPDMAERGTFRKDLLFRLQAVELQLPPLRERKEDIRELTTTHAARICRRDGIGAKGFEPEVFEALAAHDWPGNVRELVNVVEGALLLAREEPLVHLEHLPVPLRARMARHRLAPGTGASVSGGGGTTGPTGEAGQAGPLAGRPCMAPSTAPDGGLLPGICAGTAAPPGSPCPGEAAPALQPTRGTPLAWKDYRNAALGNVEKGYLHQLLLDSGGNITKAARMAGLSRQRLYALLRKHGAMRQWVGDDTSRKA
- a CDS encoding ATP-binding protein, which produces MTRLLHDHAGTGLCAVAPSGRVLGVSGLFLRALGLAAAPPDAMLHDLLPLSGACPPCAGWHWLLDLPPDVPYPPAPPIPPAPPALPALHDTAGNGRTPAGIPRPASVRGGVLIRTLLPAEARAIPGCPELREPCDLHDDTGARPTSPGRTGVLLQLHAPDLPDLPDTPDMPDMPDMPDTPDMPDMPSAANGASLPGHPAQACPAHPDAPLAPAAAPAVPDAHLRQALDALSVGLAHDFGNVVASVLGFAEIAISRLHAAPTTPHAADPMVLRSLDNIVRGCQRAREVIAFAQSIAGRVDLNAEPADLHALVTAWCAELAGELPADARWAVSCGLPPERHPPPSPIGTGQPGTPGQPPPPDRLPPVRVDAARLREAFAEIWRNAAWAVQGTAPDAAGDGAGTASPDAPAATGHPVCPAHTASDDDSATGRIVVETALVPASPRLPGRWVRVRVRDTGRGMDADTLCRMRDPYFSTKARHEGKGRGLARAAGIVRAHGGRLDIAAGPGLGCMVDILLPLADGA
- a CDS encoding helix-hairpin-helix domain-containing protein gives rise to the protein RPVDRPVDRPVDRPVDRPVDRPADRPADSPADSPAELPADSPAEGTAKQMAGGQADGQTDGAPDTPLEHTDQFPTFTAGDDYAALAEWARRRIASGPPWADLVLVDGGRGQLSAVHRAVREAGGEGLFALASIAKARTEDGRADRRAGNVADRIFLPGRANPLPLRDGAPELLFLQHVRDAVHDFAIGRHRRARAGAALTGELQRVEGVGPKTARLLWDRFDTLAAMRAASEKELAEVPGIGPRRARQIHQRLKEMDTSRRR
- the uvrC gene encoding excinuclease ABC subunit UvrC produces the protein MQKPVMSSIPDTPGVYLYKDAAGRILYVGKAKHLRKRIASYFREAAEGAPPPQTPKTLAMLRQAERLDTLSTTTEKEALLLEASLIKKHRPRYNIVLRDDKQYVLFRLQKKHPYPRLDIVRAVRRDGAQYYGPFTSAGAARATWKAIHRAFPLRRCTDRALENRVRPCLYHFIGQCLAPCVFDVPQDEYAALVQRVEMLLSGRSGELVGQLRREMETASEALEFERAAVLRDQIRAVERTVERQAAVLPGGGDLDVVGIVDTGGGLGLGVLFVRQGAVLDGRAFLWPGLGFEEAPELLLSFLGQFYGPHSAIPSRIVVPWLPVTDGVDGPDGADGPEETDEPERPERGVEAGTPVPQAAPGGPRTGTGLSVSTDAATLADAAESHGAKGPHAPGAVTSAAVSEAAASPPAPLPSLAATDMSLRAIEETLADLRGGPVRIVAPRSPEENRLVDMAAANAREHARRETEAPLPDLLARALHLPAPVRRVEAVDISHTGGRSTRAGMVVFEDGRPVRDAWRAYALDRPVDRPVDRPVDRPVDRP
- a CDS encoding outer membrane homotrimeric porin — its product is MKRIVTLMLAAMLVLGSVAGASAADIKVKGQWDFAFQWLDNTDFQDGEQDGNSEDDFGAVQRLRTQIDIIASENLRGVVFFEMGDTIWGRAGSTDQGGALGADGRTVEVKRSYIDWTVPNTDLMVRMGIQGLALPGAVAGSPILDDDVAALTLSYKFSDMVSLTGFWARPYDTSSGNSGNVQNDEIDLFGAILPVSLDGVKITPWAMFGSIGEDVDLTTGNSASRTQAAYGLTSIGYGLAEETTAWWGGASFEVSMFSPLSVKLDAMYGAVDGDDEEADRSGWLVIGSVDYKMDMMTPGIFAWYASGDDDDDTNGSERMPYISPDFGPTSFGFDKVGAPIATDSLVSVSGTGMWGVGVQLANISFVENLKHTVRVVYMEGTNDEDMASVASIRPDAVNGLYLTDKDSAIEVNFDHFYKIYENLDLIVEMGYIKLDADEDTWGSDDFSDAWKLGFNLKYSF